Proteins encoded together in one Peribacillus asahii window:
- a CDS encoding sigma-54 interaction domain-containing protein — MSILNHQIDVSFKEQVEWWKAVIDSINDGILVIDQEGIVRLINPEYTRITGVTSDILGKPLREYRPGAQLPDTLEDRKCRVGVYRKTKDREYLVDMAPIIVNNQVIGAVSVCKSLTEVHRLSQELKKQNEKLKQLERKMDSMYEAKYTFDQIIGKEAGLKGVVTVARKVADSNLPILITGESGTGKELFSQAIHNASSRNGRPFIPVNCAAIPAELLESELFGYGEGAFTGAKKGGKAGLFEMANYGTLFLDEIGDMSYDLQAKLLRVLQERKIRRVGETIDRDIDVRVIAATHRDLQHLVHKNRFREDLFYRLNVIRLQVPSLRERREDIPRLIDSFLQSAYSTYTIEEQTLKFLYCYEWPGNVRELKNVIDYATCIAEGTEITLHDLPESMIKQGAELFQQQPNRSLQGVMEDTERRLIQETINYFGTGIEDKKKAAKSLGISLATLYNKIKKYNIGS, encoded by the coding sequence ATGTCTATACTAAATCATCAAATAGATGTCTCCTTTAAAGAACAGGTAGAGTGGTGGAAAGCTGTTATAGATTCTATCAATGATGGTATTTTGGTCATTGACCAAGAAGGTATTGTTAGGCTGATTAACCCCGAATATACAAGGATTACAGGGGTAACCTCTGACATCCTTGGAAAGCCGCTTCGGGAATATCGTCCTGGTGCACAGCTGCCCGATACGCTGGAGGATAGAAAATGTAGAGTAGGCGTATATCGGAAAACGAAGGATAGAGAGTATTTAGTTGATATGGCTCCAATCATTGTGAACAACCAAGTTATTGGAGCTGTCTCGGTTTGTAAAAGTCTAACTGAAGTTCACAGACTTTCTCAAGAACTCAAGAAACAAAATGAGAAGTTAAAACAATTAGAGAGAAAAATGGATTCAATGTATGAAGCGAAATATACATTTGATCAAATTATTGGGAAGGAAGCAGGCTTAAAAGGCGTTGTAACCGTTGCGAGAAAAGTGGCGGATTCTAATTTGCCAATTTTAATTACTGGGGAAAGCGGGACAGGAAAGGAGCTATTCTCGCAAGCTATTCATAATGCAAGCAGCAGAAATGGCCGGCCTTTTATACCTGTAAACTGTGCAGCTATCCCTGCTGAACTTTTAGAAAGTGAATTGTTTGGATATGGGGAAGGAGCGTTTACGGGTGCTAAGAAGGGCGGGAAAGCTGGATTATTTGAAATGGCCAATTACGGAACGCTTTTTTTAGATGAAATTGGTGATATGTCCTATGATCTTCAAGCTAAACTATTAAGGGTGTTGCAAGAAAGAAAGATTCGAAGAGTTGGAGAAACGATAGATCGCGACATTGATGTAAGGGTGATTGCCGCCACACATCGTGATTTACAACATCTCGTACATAAGAATCGCTTTCGTGAAGATTTATTCTATAGATTGAATGTAATCCGCTTACAGGTACCGTCGCTTCGAGAACGAAGAGAGGATATACCGAGGCTAATTGATTCATTTCTTCAATCAGCTTATTCTACGTATACCATCGAAGAGCAGACTTTGAAATTTCTATATTGTTATGAATGGCCTGGGAATGTCCGGGAGTTGAAAAACGTGATTGACTATGCGACTTGTATAGCCGAAGGAACAGAAATTACACTTCACGATCTACCAGAGTCGATGATAAAACAAGGAGCGGAGTTATTTCAACAACAACCGAATCGCTCGTTACAGGGAGTAATGGAAGATACCGAACGGAGACTGATTCAAGAGACAATCAACTATTTTGGCACAGGTATTGAAGACAAGAAAAAGGCTGCCAAATCATTAGGCATTTCGTTGGCTACTTTATATAACAAAATTAAGAAATATAATATTGGCTCTTAA
- a CDS encoding S1 domain-containing RNA-binding protein, producing MSIEVGSKVQGKVTGITNFGAFVELSGGTTGLVHISEVADSYVKDVNDHLKVGDQVEVKVLSEKDGKLSLSIKKAIDKPEGQTSTYSQRPPRQGRPNSYSKDSRPKSNFKPKENFEDKITRFLKNSEENLSSLKRNTESKRGGRGGRRG from the coding sequence ATGTCCATTGAAGTAGGAAGTAAGGTACAAGGGAAAGTAACAGGCATTACTAATTTTGGAGCATTCGTAGAATTATCGGGAGGAACAACAGGTCTTGTACATATCAGTGAGGTAGCAGATAGCTATGTAAAAGACGTGAATGACCATCTTAAAGTAGGCGATCAAGTCGAAGTGAAAGTGCTTAGTGAGAAGGACGGAAAACTTTCCTTATCTATCAAAAAAGCTATAGATAAACCAGAAGGACAAACCTCCACTTATTCCCAACGCCCACCGCGTCAGGGAAGACCTAACAGCTATTCTAAAGACTCTCGTCCAAAAAGTAATTTTAAACCAAAAGAAAATTTTGAGGACAAAATTACTCGTTTCTTAAAGAATAGTGAAGAGAATTTATCATCTCTTAAACGTAACACTGAATCAAAAAGAGGCGGTAGAGGCGGTAGACGCGGATAA
- a CDS encoding response regulator, protein MKKSVLLVDDSLFMRTLLKGELNPNYFTVISEAEDGLEAIEKYKMLSPDIVLMDVTMPKVNGLEALKEIICFDQRAKVVMCSALGSQPLVIEALKAGAKDYIVKPNFGNLNNTLINLY, encoded by the coding sequence TTGAAGAAGTCTGTTTTGCTTGTGGATGATTCTCTTTTTATGAGAACGTTATTAAAAGGAGAGTTAAATCCAAATTATTTTACCGTTATTTCGGAAGCCGAAGATGGTCTAGAAGCGATAGAAAAATATAAGATGCTTTCTCCGGATATTGTGTTGATGGATGTAACGATGCCAAAAGTTAATGGCCTCGAAGCTTTAAAAGAGATCATTTGCTTTGATCAACGTGCAAAGGTTGTAATGTGTTCGGCACTTGGTTCACAGCCATTAGTAATCGAAGCGTTAAAGGCTGGCGCCAAGGACTACATTGTTAAACCTAATTTTGGTAACCTAAATAACACTCTTATTAATTTGTATTAG
- a CDS encoding aspartyl-phosphate phosphatase Spo0E family protein produces the protein MEVLSLKELEYRIDAVRTRMIVVGKLKGLGHPDTIKSSQELDILLNEYQKIKAK, from the coding sequence ATGGAAGTTTTATCACTTAAAGAGTTGGAATATAGAATTGATGCTGTAAGAACTCGTATGATTGTTGTAGGAAAATTAAAAGGACTTGGCCATCCCGACACGATTAAATCCAGTCAAGAGTTAGATATTTTATTAAACGAGTATCAAAAAATTAAAGCAAAATAA